In Bdellovibrio bacteriovorus, the following are encoded in one genomic region:
- the rfbB gene encoding dTDP-glucose 4,6-dehydratase yields the protein MKQTVLLTGCAGFIGSNFVKTVACRADIKALYDFVIVDALTYAGNLENIKPELDAHSHLKFHQIDIRDSQKIHDLFKKYAFSGVINFAAESHVDRSIESPNIFVETNVLGTLNLLKESLALFEAKGNFKYLQISTDEVYGTLQMEDAPFTETTPLAPNSPYSASKASADLICRSFFETFKLPVVITRCSNNYGPLQVEEKFIPLMIKRALANEPLPIYGTGMNIRDWIYVDDHNEGVWKVFTNGTAGEVYNLGGASERQNLDVAKMILKALGKPESLLKFVTDRKGHDFRYAINFSKTQKELGWSPKVRFEEEGLNRTIEHYKKLWAK from the coding sequence ATGAAACAAACTGTTTTACTCACTGGCTGCGCCGGTTTCATCGGATCAAACTTTGTAAAAACCGTCGCTTGCCGTGCGGACATAAAAGCCCTCTATGACTTCGTCATCGTCGATGCCCTCACCTATGCGGGAAATCTTGAAAATATCAAGCCCGAACTCGATGCCCATTCGCATTTAAAATTTCATCAGATCGATATCCGGGACTCTCAAAAGATCCACGACCTCTTTAAGAAATATGCTTTTAGCGGGGTTATTAATTTCGCAGCAGAATCTCACGTCGATCGTTCCATCGAAAGTCCTAATATTTTTGTCGAAACAAATGTTTTAGGGACATTGAATTTACTTAAAGAAAGCTTGGCACTTTTTGAAGCCAAAGGAAACTTTAAGTACTTACAAATTAGCACCGACGAAGTTTATGGGACCTTACAAATGGAAGACGCTCCATTTACCGAAACCACACCGCTCGCCCCTAACAGCCCTTACAGCGCCTCTAAAGCAAGTGCGGATCTTATATGCCGATCTTTTTTTGAAACCTTCAAACTTCCCGTCGTTATCACTCGTTGCTCTAACAACTATGGCCCGCTGCAAGTCGAAGAAAAGTTTATTCCGTTGATGATCAAACGCGCCTTAGCCAATGAGCCTTTGCCGATTTACGGAACCGGCATGAACATTCGCGACTGGATTTATGTTGATGATCATAACGAAGGTGTATGGAAAGTGTTTACGAACGGCACGGCCGGGGAAGTTTACAATCTAGGTGGGGCGTCTGAAAGGCAAAACCTGGATGTAGCCAAGATGATTCTAAAAGCTTTAGGCAAGCCTGAATCCTTGTTAAAGTTTGTAACCGATCGTAAAGGACATGACTTCCGTTACGCCATCAACTTTTCAAAAACCCAAAAGGAATTGGGCTGGTCACCGAAGGTCCGTTTTGAAGAGGAAGGTTTAAACCGCACTATCGAGCACTATAAAAAACTATGGGCCAAGTAA
- the rfbA gene encoding glucose-1-phosphate thymidylyltransferase RfbA, with amino-acid sequence MKGIILAGGAGSRLYPMTRVMTKQLQSVYDKPMIYYPLSILMLGGIRDILLITTPDDKPLFEKLLGDGSQFGVRLSYKIQEKPNGLPEAFVLGEDFIGDDSVCLILGDNLFYGDLDFFRKAIVSQTAKENGMSGRVFAYYVADPRAYGVVEFNKETKKVKSIEEKPANPKSNYAIPGLYLFDSTVSQRAKALKPSPRGETEIVDLILSYHNEGKLGVEMMYRGLAWLDTGTPRQLLDAASFIGAIEERQGMKVACLEEVAYRMKFINIAELEKITAQLPKCSYRSYLEKIILEEK; translated from the coding sequence ATGAAGGGTATCATTCTTGCTGGCGGAGCTGGCTCTCGCCTTTATCCCATGACCCGGGTCATGACCAAACAGCTTCAGTCAGTTTATGACAAACCGATGATCTACTACCCTTTAAGCATTCTTATGTTGGGTGGTATTCGCGATATCCTTTTAATCACAACCCCTGATGATAAACCTCTTTTTGAAAAGCTTTTAGGTGATGGCTCTCAGTTCGGCGTGAGGCTCTCTTACAAGATTCAAGAAAAACCCAACGGACTTCCTGAAGCCTTTGTCTTAGGAGAAGACTTTATCGGTGACGATTCTGTGTGTCTTATTTTAGGCGACAACCTTTTTTACGGCGATTTGGACTTTTTCCGCAAAGCTATTGTGTCTCAAACCGCTAAAGAAAATGGAATGAGCGGCCGCGTTTTTGCGTATTACGTGGCGGATCCTCGCGCCTATGGTGTGGTCGAATTTAATAAAGAAACAAAAAAGGTTAAATCGATAGAAGAAAAGCCTGCAAATCCAAAATCGAATTACGCAATCCCGGGGCTTTATCTTTTTGATAGCACTGTCTCTCAAAGAGCGAAAGCCTTAAAGCCTTCCCCACGAGGAGAAACCGAGATCGTTGATTTGATTTTATCTTATCACAATGAAGGCAAACTGGGCGTTGAGATGATGTATAGGGGTCTAGCATGGCTTGACACCGGCACCCCTCGCCAGCTTCTGGATGCAGCTTCTTTTATCGGCGCCATCGAAGAGCGCCAAGGAATGAAGGTCGCTTGCTTAGAGGAAGTGGCTTACCGTATGAAATTTATCAATATTGCGGAGTTAGAAAAAATCACGGCGCAATTGCCAAAATGTTCTTACCGCTCTTATTTAGAAAAAATCATCCTCGAGGAAAAATGA
- a CDS encoding glycosyltransferase family 4 protein, with translation MGQVKVLHCLHSLSWGGLEIYSVELIEKLSELGIEQYVLCAGSSKAYEELKKKKNLTLLPFPEAKLSKLATARLIRRHVRQYGITHLHSHTRLDMWACALARWNWPQIKHFYNLYMNATPKKDFIHRWLFSKVDALCSSSENILHDVRKNFPIAKEKLKLIRYGRKTEDFVHNEALREKLRIQYGVKKEQIVIGSLCRIDPGKGVRELVSALDYLNDQELAQVQLWIVGDPTTIGKNSDGSPIYEPPSAELNAWVSEKTKSPRLMDHIRRISFQRDYVSYIDALDVFTLASYNETYSLSVIDAMLMGKPVVGTNAGGTPEQVGANERGLLAEPKDAESLALAFRHYLKHPADRAAQGKKAQEWAFKNHSWQEVLKQYQALYFKE, from the coding sequence ATGGGCCAAGTAAAAGTTCTGCATTGCTTGCATTCACTTTCATGGGGAGGTCTTGAGATCTACTCCGTGGAACTGATTGAAAAGCTTTCGGAGCTGGGTATTGAGCAATATGTTTTGTGTGCGGGTTCTTCTAAAGCCTATGAAGAGCTCAAAAAAAAGAAAAATCTGACTCTTTTGCCTTTTCCGGAAGCTAAACTTTCAAAATTGGCGACAGCCCGCCTGATCCGCCGCCATGTTCGGCAATACGGGATTACGCATCTTCATTCCCACACCCGCTTAGATATGTGGGCGTGCGCTTTGGCGCGTTGGAACTGGCCGCAGATTAAACATTTTTATAACTTGTATATGAATGCGACGCCGAAAAAGGATTTCATTCATCGCTGGCTTTTTTCTAAAGTAGATGCACTTTGCAGTTCTTCTGAAAACATCTTGCATGATGTGCGCAAGAACTTCCCTATCGCCAAGGAAAAACTAAAACTCATCCGCTATGGTCGCAAAACCGAAGACTTTGTTCACAACGAAGCTTTAAGAGAAAAACTGCGAATACAGTATGGAGTAAAAAAAGAACAGATCGTTATTGGATCTTTGTGTCGGATAGATCCAGGGAAGGGCGTTCGTGAGTTGGTCAGCGCTTTAGATTATCTCAATGACCAGGAACTGGCGCAAGTTCAGTTGTGGATCGTGGGAGACCCAACAACAATTGGAAAAAATAGCGATGGCTCCCCGATTTACGAGCCTCCGTCGGCGGAGTTAAATGCTTGGGTTTCGGAAAAAACGAAAAGTCCTCGATTGATGGATCATATACGCCGCATTTCATTCCAGCGCGATTATGTTTCTTATATTGATGCTTTGGATGTTTTCACCTTGGCTTCTTACAACGAAACCTACTCGTTGAGTGTCATAGATGCTATGCTCATGGGGAAGCCCGTGGTAGGTACAAATGCGGGAGGCACCCCAGAGCAAGTGGGCGCCAACGAACGAGGTCTGTTAGCTGAACCTAAGGATGCTGAAAGTCTGGCTTTAGCCTTTCGACATTATTTGAAACACCCCGCTGATCGCGCGGCTCAAGGGAAAAAAGCTCAAGAATGGGCTTTTAAAAACCATAGCTGGCAGGAAGTTTTAAAACAATACCAAGCGCTTTATTTTAAAGAATAA